A single window of Hyphomicrobiales bacterium DNA harbors:
- a CDS encoding FadR family transcriptional regulator gives MSRKVATPKAGDLAVFQPVEQPRLYVAVARQIAQQIHDIPLLPGTRLPSERDLAGQFQVSRTTLREAMIALETMDMIEVRVGDGTYVRGVAAKPFGIRWEQEGDPGPGPHEQFRVRVLAECAAAEDAAANISVEELRQLEDLIAAMEMDIDGPGAEANRRAFHAGIAAASRNSILIGLIGQLWEMRASAMWRKIRDRAARPQHHLEALSDRRAILLSLKDRDGAAASAAMARLMDRIRQRYFGQLDE, from the coding sequence ATGTCAAGAAAGGTTGCGACGCCGAAAGCAGGGGATCTCGCTGTTTTCCAGCCGGTGGAACAGCCTCGCCTTTATGTGGCTGTGGCAAGGCAGATAGCGCAGCAGATCCATGACATACCCCTGCTGCCGGGCACGCGGTTACCCTCCGAACGCGATCTGGCAGGACAGTTTCAGGTCAGTAGGACCACTCTTCGAGAAGCCATGATCGCGTTGGAAACGATGGACATGATTGAAGTGCGGGTGGGCGATGGGACTTATGTTCGCGGCGTCGCCGCCAAGCCCTTCGGCATCCGGTGGGAACAGGAGGGTGACCCCGGCCCCGGACCCCACGAGCAGTTTAGGGTCAGGGTGCTGGCGGAATGCGCGGCGGCAGAGGACGCTGCTGCGAATATTTCGGTCGAGGAATTGCGGCAGCTGGAGGATCTGATCGCGGCGATGGAAATGGACATCGACGGGCCTGGCGCCGAAGCCAACCGCCGCGCTTTCCATGCGGGTATAGCGGCGGCGTCGAGAAACTCGATCCTGATCGGCTTGATCGGTCAGCTGTGGGAGATGCGCGCAAGCGCGATGTGGCGTAAGATCCGGGACCGTGCTGCGCGGCCCCAACATCACCTCGAAGCCTTGAGCGATCGCCGCGCCATTCTGTTGTCGTTGAAAGACAGAGATGGCGCGGCGGCTTCAGCGGCGATGGCGAGACTCATGGACCGCATTCGCCAACGGTACTTCGGGCAACTCGACGAATAG
- a CDS encoding FadR family transcriptional regulator has protein sequence MGIVSLVDEREPLGLRPSSFVDQVYDQIFRAILSGHFPIHTRLPSEAALCEKFAVSRPVVREAMARLQRDGLVESRKGSGSYVLRIPPEEVGATGDVNWIARYQRFQEFRLTIEGAAAMLAAQRRSHAAMTRIEAAHQNFVEEVRRREFRWESDRLLHLEIAAASGNEFYARSLESPPMGLSDLLSVSVSVTSARSISRGELVIAEHDQIVSAIRMQDAQAARIAMEHHLIQSRRRMLDRSIAP, from the coding sequence ATGGGAATTGTTTCGCTGGTAGACGAAAGGGAGCCGCTTGGGCTGCGCCCCTCGTCCTTTGTGGATCAGGTCTACGACCAGATTTTTCGCGCCATCTTGAGTGGTCATTTTCCAATTCATACCCGACTTCCGTCAGAAGCGGCGCTGTGCGAGAAATTCGCGGTTTCGCGCCCGGTCGTGCGCGAGGCCATGGCCCGGCTGCAACGAGACGGTCTCGTTGAGAGCAGAAAAGGCAGCGGTAGTTACGTCCTGCGCATTCCACCAGAGGAGGTTGGCGCCACGGGCGATGTCAACTGGATCGCACGCTACCAACGCTTCCAGGAATTTCGGCTTACCATAGAGGGCGCGGCAGCCATGCTTGCCGCACAGCGGCGTAGCCACGCGGCGATGACCCGAATCGAGGCCGCACATCAAAACTTCGTCGAGGAAGTTCGCCGCCGTGAATTCCGGTGGGAATCGGACAGGCTTCTTCATCTCGAGATCGCGGCGGCGTCCGGCAACGAGTTTTACGCGCGCAGTCTTGAAAGCCCACCGATGGGCCTCTCAGACCTGTTGTCCGTTTCAGTCTCTGTCACAAGCGCTCGTTCCATCAGCCGGGGTGAGCTCGTCATCGCGGAACATGACCAGATCGTCAGCGCCATTCGCATGCAGGATGCACAGGCGGCGCGAATAGCGATGGAACACCACCTCATCCAATCGCGCCGCAGAATGCTGGATCGTAGCATCGCACCGTGA